In Herbinix luporum, a single window of DNA contains:
- a CDS encoding Fur family transcriptional regulator codes for MAITKYSRQREAIKEFLSKTKSHPTADDIYMNIKEIYPNISLGTIYRNLNLLAEKGEIIKVNGINGSDHFDGNTKPHYHFLCKECQKISDLEMEPIDHINGLANENFSGKVEGHVTYFYGTCPKCLE; via the coding sequence ATGGCTATAACAAAATACAGTCGGCAAAGAGAGGCTATTAAGGAGTTTCTGTCTAAGACCAAAAGTCATCCTACAGCAGATGATATATACATGAATATCAAGGAGATATATCCTAATATTAGCCTAGGTACCATCTATAGAAATCTAAATCTTTTGGCTGAAAAGGGAGAAATTATAAAGGTGAATGGTATTAACGGAAGTGACCATTTTGACGGTAATACCAAACCCCATTATCATTTTTTGTGTAAAGAGTGTCAAAAGATATCAGATTTAGAAATGGAGCCCATTGATCATATCAATGGCCTTGCCAATGAGAATTTTTCGGGAAAAGTTGAGGGCCATGTAACCTATTTTTATGGTACCTGTCCCAAGTGCTTAGAATAA
- a CDS encoding NADH-dependent [FeFe] hydrogenase, group A6 produces METVNVKINGISIDVPKGSTILEAARLAHIEIPTLCYLKEINEIGACRICVVEVKGARSLVASCVYPVAEGMEIRTDSPKVLASRRHTLELILSDHDRKCLSCVRSGSCELQKLCYDLKVENETAYEGERNEYELDGSSAHMVRDNNKCILCRRCSAVCEHVQGIGVIGANERGFKTNISCAFEMDLAETSCVSCGQCIAVCPTGALYEQDHVDEVFAALNDPHKYVIVQTAPAVRAALGEAFGLPIGTNVQGKMVAALRRLGFDKVFDTDFAADLTIMEEAAEFIDRVQNGGVLPLITSCSPGWIKYCEHYYPDMLDHLSSCKSPQQMFGAITKTYYANKMGLDPEKIVMVSVMPCTAKKFEIGRDDQNAAGLPDVDISITTRELARMIERVGLNFHALPDEEFDDPLGRSTGAGVIFGATGGVMEAALRTAVETLTKEELPSPDFTEVRGTAGVKKATYHVAGMDINVAVASGLNNARTILEEIKSGKSNYHFVEIMACPGGCVNGGGQPHQPANVRNTTDIKALRAKALYDIDTLMPLRKSHENPAIKQLYEEFLEEPGSHKAHDILHTSYVKRTINSY; encoded by the coding sequence ATGGAAACTGTAAATGTAAAAATAAATGGTATATCCATAGATGTTCCGAAGGGTTCCACTATCTTAGAAGCAGCCAGACTGGCACATATTGAAATTCCTACTCTTTGCTACTTAAAAGAAATCAATGAAATCGGTGCCTGTCGTATCTGTGTTGTAGAAGTAAAAGGTGCAAGAAGCCTGGTAGCATCCTGTGTTTATCCGGTTGCCGAGGGTATGGAAATTCGCACAGACTCTCCAAAGGTTCTTGCATCCCGCAGGCATACCTTGGAACTAATCCTTTCGGACCATGATAGAAAATGTCTCTCCTGCGTAAGAAGCGGGAGCTGTGAACTTCAGAAACTATGCTATGATTTGAAGGTTGAAAATGAAACTGCCTATGAAGGTGAACGTAATGAATATGAATTAGATGGATCCTCTGCCCATATGGTAAGGGATAATAACAAATGTATTCTTTGTCGTCGTTGCTCTGCAGTATGTGAGCATGTACAGGGCATCGGCGTAATCGGCGCCAACGAAAGAGGTTTTAAGACCAATATATCCTGTGCCTTTGAAATGGATCTTGCTGAAACCAGCTGCGTATCTTGCGGACAGTGTATTGCAGTTTGCCCCACCGGTGCTCTTTATGAACAGGATCATGTTGATGAGGTATTTGCTGCCCTTAACGATCCCCATAAGTATGTAATTGTTCAAACAGCACCTGCTGTTCGTGCAGCTTTAGGAGAAGCCTTTGGACTTCCTATCGGCACTAACGTTCAGGGTAAAATGGTTGCTGCCCTTCGCAGACTTGGCTTTGATAAGGTATTTGATACAGATTTTGCGGCAGATTTAACCATTATGGAAGAAGCAGCGGAGTTTATTGACCGGGTACAAAACGGCGGAGTACTGCCTTTAATCACTTCCTGCTCCCCCGGATGGATTAAATACTGTGAACACTATTATCCGGATATGTTAGATCATCTATCCAGCTGTAAATCACCTCAACAGATGTTTGGTGCCATAACAAAGACTTATTACGCAAATAAAATGGGTCTTGATCCGGAAAAAATCGTTATGGTAAGTGTTATGCCTTGTACAGCAAAGAAATTTGAAATAGGCAGAGATGATCAAAACGCTGCCGGATTACCTGATGTTGATATATCAATCACCACAAGAGAACTGGCAAGAATGATTGAAAGGGTAGGACTAAACTTCCATGCACTTCCCGATGAAGAATTTGACGATCCCCTAGGCCGTTCCACCGGTGCCGGCGTTATCTTTGGTGCTACCGGAGGTGTTATGGAGGCCGCTTTAAGAACTGCAGTTGAAACCCTGACTAAGGAAGAACTTCCAAGTCCTGATTTTACAGAAGTTAGAGGAACCGCAGGTGTTAAAAAAGCAACCTATCACGTAGCCGGTATGGATATAAATGTAGCTGTAGCCTCCGGACTTAACAATGCCAGAACAATTTTAGAAGAAATAAAATCAGGTAAGTCCAATTACCACTTTGTGGAAATCATGGCTTGTCCAGGAGGATGTGTCAATGGCGGCGGCCAGCCTCATCAACCGGCTAATGTCAGAAACACTACAGATATCAAAGCCTTAAGGGCAAAAGCTCTATATGATATTGATACTTTAATGCCATTAAGAAAATCCCATGAAAACCCTGCTATTAAGCAGTTATATGAGGAGTTCTTAGAAGAGCCCGGAAGCCATAAGGCCCATGATATACTTCATACAAGCTATGTAAAAAGAACAATTAATTCTTACTAA